The proteins below are encoded in one region of Rhodoluna lacicola:
- the nusB gene encoding transcription antitermination factor NusB: MSARTKARKRAVDAVFAADLRKISPLTLLDDVAELAADRQNQDAIFGYARDIVQGVVDHHEEIDDLLETFSQGWALDRMPNLDRAILRVAVWEILHNPDVPDAVAVNEAVEMAKELSTDDSGSFVNGLLSRIASTKTAN, translated from the coding sequence GTGAGCGCCAGAACTAAGGCTCGCAAACGCGCTGTTGACGCTGTTTTTGCAGCCGATCTTCGAAAGATTTCGCCACTTACCCTCTTAGATGATGTAGCCGAATTGGCTGCAGATCGCCAAAACCAGGACGCTATTTTCGGCTATGCCCGAGACATCGTTCAAGGCGTAGTTGATCACCATGAAGAAATCGATGATCTGTTGGAGACCTTTTCACAGGGCTGGGCGTTGGATCGCATGCCTAATCTAGACCGCGCAATTCTTCGAGTTGCCGTATGGGAGATCCTTCACAATCCAGACGTTCCAGACGCCGTGGCAGTGAATGAGGCCGTCGAGATGGCTAAAGAACTCTCCACCGATGATTCGGGTTCATTTGTGAATGGTCTACTGTCGCGAATAGCCTCTACAAAAACCGCTAACTAA
- a CDS encoding aspartate carbamoyltransferase catalytic subunit, producing MKNLLSAADLNREAAIEILDIAEEMAGVNHRDIKKLPTLRGKTVVNLFFEDSTRTRISFELAEKRLSADVINFTAKGSSVSKGESLKDTAQTLEAMGADAVVIRHSASGAAYKLAHSGWINGSIINAGDGTHEHPTQALLDAFTMRKRIHGDSSLGKDLDGVNVAIVGDILHSRVARSNLILLNTLGAQVHFIAPPTLLPANLSRLSAELHYSLDDAIESENLDVVMMLRIQTERMNASYFPSEREYSRIWGFNAQRLAKLKSSAIVMHPGPMNRGLEIDAISADSPQSTVLEQVTNGVSVRMAVLYALLSGERNTNAN from the coding sequence TTGAAAAATCTACTCTCTGCAGCTGATCTAAACCGTGAGGCCGCCATCGAGATTCTAGACATTGCCGAGGAAATGGCTGGAGTTAATCACCGCGACATCAAGAAACTTCCAACTCTTCGCGGAAAAACAGTCGTCAACCTATTCTTTGAAGACTCAACACGCACTCGCATTTCTTTCGAACTGGCCGAGAAGCGACTTTCAGCAGATGTTATTAACTTCACGGCTAAGGGCTCCAGCGTTTCTAAAGGGGAGAGCCTCAAAGACACCGCCCAAACACTAGAGGCCATGGGTGCAGATGCCGTAGTGATTAGACACTCGGCATCGGGTGCCGCTTACAAGCTTGCTCATTCAGGTTGGATCAACGGCAGCATCATCAATGCCGGTGATGGAACACACGAACACCCAACCCAGGCACTTTTGGATGCATTCACGATGCGCAAGCGCATTCACGGGGACTCTTCACTTGGTAAGGATTTGGATGGAGTAAATGTTGCAATAGTTGGCGACATCTTGCACTCAAGAGTTGCCCGGTCAAATCTGATTTTGCTCAATACTTTGGGTGCGCAGGTTCACTTTATTGCTCCACCAACTTTGCTTCCGGCAAACTTAAGCCGCTTAAGTGCAGAACTGCACTACTCACTTGATGACGCGATCGAGTCCGAAAATCTTGACGTTGTGATGATGCTTCGAATCCAGACTGAGCGCATGAACGCTTCTTACTTTCCGTCAGAGCGTGAATACTCACGTATCTGGGGATTCAACGCGCAACGCTTGGCCAAACTAAAAAGCAGTGCAATCGTGATGCACCCAGGACCGATGAACCGTGGACTTGAGATCGACGCGATTTCTGCTGATTCGCCTCAGTCAACAGTTTTAGAGCAGGTTACAAACGGAGTCTCTGTGCGAATGGCTGTACTTTACGCACTCTTGTCAGGTGAAAGGAACACCAATGCCAACTAA
- a CDS encoding shikimate dehydrogenase family protein, whose translation MNKNYAVLGSPIAHSKSPAIHAAAYRVLGEDWNYSRFEVKKGALKRFIETQGSDLNGFSLTMPLKEEAFLYAQVIDESSSLTKTSNTLVRIDDQWHGFNTDIFGIVQAVGNQQVTQSLIIGSGATATSAMVAVSRIAPGSSVMVFARNSKTRKILVEFGRELGLSATVVRRLRKAITKSDLTISTLPGGAMDSTTKKIVDSRFFRPRGMLLDVAYDPWPSQLAEAWMKQNIKVVSGLEMLIWQAVAQIRIFKSGNPEAELPNEIAVVQAMRIALEQ comes from the coding sequence ATGAATAAAAACTATGCGGTTCTGGGCTCGCCGATCGCGCATTCAAAATCACCCGCCATCCACGCTGCAGCGTATCGGGTACTTGGTGAAGATTGGAACTACTCACGATTTGAGGTCAAAAAGGGAGCACTTAAGCGATTCATTGAAACCCAAGGGTCTGACCTCAACGGATTTAGCCTTACGATGCCGTTAAAAGAAGAAGCGTTTCTTTATGCTCAGGTAATTGATGAATCATCTTCACTAACCAAGACTTCCAACACTTTGGTTCGAATCGATGACCAGTGGCACGGTTTCAACACCGATATATTTGGCATCGTCCAGGCAGTTGGCAATCAACAGGTGACTCAAAGTCTAATAATCGGATCCGGCGCAACCGCAACCTCAGCCATGGTCGCAGTTTCAAGAATCGCTCCTGGTTCTTCCGTTATGGTTTTTGCACGTAATTCCAAGACCAGGAAGATACTCGTTGAGTTCGGCCGTGAGCTTGGCCTTAGCGCAACTGTTGTTCGAAGACTTAGAAAAGCAATAACCAAGTCGGATCTAACAATATCCACCTTGCCTGGTGGAGCCATGGATAGTACAACTAAAAAAATCGTTGACTCCAGATTTTTTAGACCCCGTGGCATGCTTCTTGATGTTGCCTATGACCCTTGGCCAAGCCAGCTTGCAGAGGCTTGGATGAAACAGAACATAAAAGTTGTGAGCGGCTTAGAGATGTTGATATGGCAGGCAGTTGCTCAAATCCGTATTTTCAAGTCGGGAAATCCTGAGGCTGAATTACCGAACGAGATAGCGGTCGTGCAGGCTATGAGGATCGCACTAGAGCAATAG
- the efp gene encoding elongation factor P: MATSNDLKNGMVLNIEGQLWAVTEFQHVKPGKGAAFVRSKLKNVLTGKVVEKTFNAGVKVEVATVDKRDMTYLYNDGEGYVFMDKDTYDQVTLPEAVVGDAVNYMLENQEATVAMHEGNPIYVELPASVVLEVTYTEPGLQGDRSSGGTKPATVETGLQIQVPLFLENNTKVRVDTRTGDYLGRVTD, translated from the coding sequence ATGGCAACTTCAAACGACCTAAAAAACGGAATGGTCCTAAACATCGAAGGTCAGCTTTGGGCTGTGACCGAATTCCAGCACGTCAAGCCGGGTAAGGGAGCAGCCTTTGTTCGCTCAAAGTTGAAGAACGTGCTCACCGGCAAAGTGGTCGAGAAGACCTTTAACGCAGGCGTAAAGGTAGAAGTTGCAACTGTCGATAAACGTGACATGACCTACCTCTACAACGATGGCGAGGGCTACGTTTTCATGGACAAGGACACTTACGATCAAGTCACCTTGCCAGAGGCTGTTGTTGGCGATGCAGTCAATTACATGCTCGAAAATCAAGAAGCAACTGTCGCTATGCACGAGGGCAACCCAATCTACGTTGAACTTCCAGCCTCTGTTGTGCTTGAAGTCACATACACCGAGCCTGGCTTGCAGGGTGACCGCTCAAGCGGAGGTACCAAGCCAGCAACCGTTGAAACAGGTTTGCAGATTCAGGTTCCACTATTTCTTGAGAACAACACCAAGGTCCGTGTGGATACCCGCACCGGTGATTACCTTGGTCGCGTTACCGACTAA
- a CDS encoding type II 3-dehydroquinate dehydratase, translating to MQKVLVLNGPNLGRLGSREPDIYGALDFSELTAAVESAATKLGLSADVRQTDSESELIAWIHEAVDAQQNVILNPAAFTHYSYSLRDAAVQITKAGLKLIEVHLSNPHTREEFRHTSVISGVATGVIAGFGSDSYLLALAQLAK from the coding sequence ATGCAGAAAGTATTGGTCTTAAATGGCCCAAACCTTGGCCGCCTTGGGTCTCGAGAACCAGACATCTACGGTGCCCTTGATTTTTCTGAGCTAACTGCGGCGGTTGAATCGGCTGCCACAAAGTTGGGTCTAAGCGCAGATGTTCGACAGACTGACAGCGAAAGCGAACTCATCGCTTGGATCCATGAGGCTGTTGACGCTCAACAAAACGTGATCTTGAATCCGGCCGCCTTCACTCACTACTCATACTCCCTGCGAGATGCAGCCGTGCAAATTACCAAGGCTGGTTTGAAATTAATCGAGGTTCATCTGAGCAACCCACACACCCGTGAGGAATTCCGCCACACCAGTGTCATTTCTGGTGTTGCCACCGGAGTTATCGCAGGCTTTGGTTCGGATTCTTACCTGTTAGCGCTTGCACAACTAGCCAAATAA
- a CDS encoding shikimate kinase produces the protein MPAKSEVIVLIGPMGVGKSTVGKKLARALKVPFTDTDNLIVEEHGKIAEYFAEHGEEAFREIEHQALARALKNPGIVATGGGAVLLEKSRELLRNATVIYLATDGKHMASRLRNGSRPLLKNGMEDWKRIYDSRKPIYQATADLTIDTSGHPLAQTITEIRERLSI, from the coding sequence ATGCCGGCAAAATCCGAGGTCATAGTTCTTATTGGCCCCATGGGCGTTGGGAAAAGTACCGTTGGAAAGAAACTAGCTCGGGCTCTCAAGGTCCCTTTTACTGACACCGATAATCTAATCGTCGAAGAGCACGGCAAGATTGCAGAATATTTCGCCGAACATGGCGAGGAAGCCTTTCGTGAGATCGAACATCAGGCGCTCGCACGAGCACTCAAAAACCCGGGCATTGTTGCCACCGGTGGTGGGGCGGTGCTGCTGGAAAAGTCACGTGAACTCCTTAGAAATGCCACAGTGATTTACCTAGCAACTGACGGAAAGCACATGGCCTCACGTCTTCGAAACGGCTCTAGGCCATTACTTAAGAATGGAATGGAAGATTGGAAGCGGATTTATGATTCTCGTAAACCCATTTACCAAGCTACTGCTGACCTAACAATTGATACTTCAGGACATCCACTTGCCCAGACCATTACCGAAATTCGGGAGAGATTGAGTATCTAA
- the aroC gene encoding chorismate synthase gives MLRWITAGESHGPELVAVLEGLPAGIAITTADVQTALARRRLGYGRGARMKFEQDEVSISGGVRHGLTMGGPVAITVANTEWPKWKDVMSADPVDEAKLSGARAEALTRPRPGHADFTGMQKYGFLDSRPILERASARETAARVALGAVASSFLSALGIELVTHTVGIGPVMAAADLALPKPGDVAAIDEDPMRCFNAQLSAAMIAEVDECHKDGDTLGGVVETLVYGLPPGLGSFVHWDRRLDSQLAGALMGIQAIKGVEVGDGFETARRRGSVAHDEIQRDANGVVHRLTDRAGGIEGGMSNGEVLRVRAAMKPISTIPKALATIDVATGEAAKAHHQRSDVCAVPAAGVVAEAMVALTIANSVLEKFGGDSVAETKRNLESYLANIPAVLTSADSSN, from the coding sequence ATGTTACGTTGGATCACCGCAGGAGAGTCGCACGGGCCTGAGCTCGTTGCCGTTCTAGAAGGCCTGCCAGCAGGAATTGCCATCACCACGGCGGATGTGCAGACTGCACTTGCTCGTCGTCGTCTGGGATATGGTCGCGGTGCCCGAATGAAATTTGAACAAGATGAGGTTTCGATCTCGGGTGGCGTTCGCCACGGCCTGACTATGGGTGGACCGGTCGCGATTACCGTGGCTAACACCGAATGGCCAAAGTGGAAAGATGTGATGTCAGCCGATCCGGTTGATGAAGCCAAACTCTCCGGCGCCCGCGCGGAGGCGCTAACCAGGCCTAGACCTGGCCACGCCGATTTCACCGGAATGCAAAAGTATGGCTTTCTTGATAGTCGACCAATTTTGGAAAGAGCAAGTGCTCGTGAAACAGCGGCACGCGTGGCCCTTGGCGCGGTAGCTTCAAGCTTTTTGAGCGCACTTGGTATTGAACTTGTAACCCACACCGTTGGTATTGGTCCCGTCATGGCTGCTGCCGACTTAGCGCTGCCAAAGCCGGGTGACGTTGCTGCAATCGATGAGGACCCAATGCGCTGTTTCAATGCGCAACTATCAGCAGCGATGATTGCTGAAGTTGATGAATGTCATAAAGATGGCGACACCCTAGGCGGGGTGGTTGAGACATTGGTTTATGGTTTGCCTCCGGGCCTTGGCAGTTTTGTGCACTGGGATCGCCGACTAGATTCACAACTGGCTGGAGCACTCATGGGAATTCAGGCAATTAAAGGTGTCGAGGTCGGTGATGGTTTTGAAACCGCCCGCCGTCGCGGCTCCGTGGCACATGATGAAATCCAACGTGATGCAAATGGTGTCGTGCATAGACTCACGGATCGTGCCGGTGGAATCGAAGGCGGAATGAGCAACGGCGAGGTACTGCGCGTTCGTGCGGCTATGAAACCAATTTCCACTATTCCAAAAGCTCTTGCGACCATCGATGTTGCAACTGGTGAAGCAGCAAAGGCACACCACCAACGCTCTGACGTTTGTGCAGTTCCTGCAGCAGGAGTTGTCGCTGAAGCAATGGTTGCACTTACTATTGCCAATTCCGTCCTCGAAAAATTCGGTGGAGATTCTGTGGCTGAAACCAAGCGCAATCTTGAGTCGTACCTTGCAAACATTCCCGCTGTGCTAACTTCGGCTGATTCAAGTAACTAA
- a CDS encoding dihydroorotase encodes MPTNYVLKNAQLADGSVQDIQIQDEKIVAVGKSLRADETIDCTGLVALPGFVDLHTHLREPGFEQSETVLTGTQSAALGGFTAVHAMANTMPVADTAGVVEQVASLGKEAGYADVYPIGAVTVGLEGKQLAELGAMANSKAKVRVFSDDGKCVHDPVIMRRALEYVKAFDGVIAQHAQEPRLTEGAQMHEGAVSAELGLTGWPSVAEESIIARDVLLAEHVDSRIHICHLSTKGSVEIVRWAKARGIKVTAEVTPHHLLLTDDLVRSYDSVYKVNPPLRTSEDVTALREALIDGTIDIIATDHAPHPIESKDCEWNAAAFGMLGLETAASIAQEVLIQSGKSDWNRFSQVLSKNPARIAGDQEQGQEIQAGSFANIVLIDPRVKRKVVSESASKSINSPFVGLELPGKITHTIYRGYFTVRDSILAEQGRS; translated from the coding sequence ATGCCAACTAACTACGTTCTAAAGAATGCTCAACTTGCGGATGGCAGTGTTCAGGACATTCAAATTCAAGACGAAAAGATTGTTGCGGTTGGGAAATCGCTCCGCGCAGACGAAACGATTGACTGCACCGGCCTAGTGGCCTTGCCCGGTTTCGTGGATCTACACACTCACTTGCGCGAGCCAGGTTTCGAACAAAGTGAGACAGTATTAACCGGAACCCAATCTGCTGCTCTTGGTGGTTTCACCGCTGTGCACGCCATGGCAAACACCATGCCAGTTGCTGACACCGCCGGAGTCGTTGAACAGGTTGCATCGCTGGGTAAGGAAGCTGGTTATGCCGATGTTTACCCAATCGGTGCGGTGACTGTTGGGCTAGAGGGAAAGCAGTTGGCCGAACTGGGGGCCATGGCTAATTCAAAAGCAAAAGTAAGAGTCTTCTCGGACGATGGAAAATGTGTTCACGATCCGGTCATCATGCGGCGCGCCTTGGAGTACGTCAAGGCATTTGACGGTGTAATTGCGCAGCATGCCCAAGAACCTCGCTTGACCGAGGGCGCTCAGATGCACGAGGGAGCCGTGAGTGCAGAGCTTGGATTGACTGGTTGGCCCTCGGTTGCCGAGGAATCGATCATTGCGCGAGATGTTCTGTTGGCAGAGCATGTTGATTCTCGAATTCACATTTGCCATCTCTCGACTAAGGGATCTGTTGAAATCGTACGATGGGCAAAGGCGCGCGGAATAAAGGTGACCGCAGAGGTAACCCCTCATCATCTATTGCTGACCGATGACCTCGTCCGCAGCTATGACTCCGTATACAAAGTTAATCCGCCGCTGCGCACTTCAGAAGATGTCACTGCACTCCGAGAAGCACTAATCGATGGAACCATCGACATAATCGCCACGGATCACGCACCACACCCAATTGAATCCAAGGACTGCGAATGGAATGCTGCGGCATTTGGAATGCTTGGTCTTGAAACAGCAGCGTCTATCGCCCAAGAAGTTTTGATCCAAAGTGGCAAGTCCGACTGGAATAGATTCAGTCAGGTATTGTCCAAGAATCCTGCACGGATTGCTGGAGATCAAGAGCAGGGTCAAGAGATTCAGGCCGGCTCGTTTGCAAACATCGTTTTAATTGACCCAAGGGTAAAGCGCAAAGTGGTGTCCGAGTCCGCGTCAAAGTCCATTAATTCACCTTTTGTTGGCTTGGAATTACCTGGAAAAATTACTCACACTATTTACCGCGGGTATTTCACGGTTCGCGATTCAATTTTGGCAGAGCAGGGAAGAAGCTAA
- the ruvX gene encoding Holliday junction resolvase RuvX, translating into MRSGRRLSVDVGKVRIGVAASDFHSILASGLETVARGAELEPSLKRIVELVDEIEPIEIYVGLPISMSGNNSASTQDAIQFAKQLSVLVAPEIRFIDERMTSITAANALKTSGRDSKSGRKIIDQIAATIILEQAIEQEKSTGEKPGKAIGEVIE; encoded by the coding sequence GTGCGGTCTGGTCGTCGACTCTCGGTTGATGTTGGCAAGGTCCGCATTGGCGTTGCTGCAAGTGACTTTCACTCGATTCTTGCCTCTGGATTGGAAACAGTTGCGCGTGGAGCCGAACTTGAGCCAAGCCTTAAGAGAATCGTCGAGTTAGTAGACGAGATAGAACCGATCGAGATCTACGTTGGTCTTCCGATTTCCATGTCTGGAAACAACTCGGCATCTACTCAAGATGCAATCCAATTTGCCAAGCAACTAAGTGTGTTGGTGGCTCCCGAAATTCGATTTATTGACGAGCGTATGACTTCTATCACCGCGGCGAATGCACTCAAAACTTCTGGCCGCGATTCAAAATCGGGTCGCAAGATAATCGACCAGATTGCTGCAACCATTATCTTGGAACAAGCAATTGAACAGGAAAAGAGCACTGGTGAGAAGCCAGGCAAGGCGATAGGAGAAGTAATTGAATAA
- the aroB gene encoding 3-dehydroquinate synthase, producing MSAAKTIHVSGVDPYEILIGRALLAEVPASLGPQVSKVLIVHPVALTASAELLRETLIAAGVDAILAGVPDSEDAKRVEVAAFCWGIMGKADFTRTDAVIGFGGGSTTDLAGFVAATWLRGVKLIQIPTTLLGMVDAAIGGKTGINTSEGKNLVGVFHAPAKVIIDLDTLQSLARNEILAGFGEVVKYGFIADPRILELIEADVPTATDPSSAVFQEIIERSVAIKARVVGEDFKEAGLREILNYGHTLGHAIEHAERYKWRHGAAISIGMVFVAELARLAGRLSDEVVDRHRSVLTLLGLPIAYSADKWNQLLETMQRDKKTRSGTLRFVVLDDLAKPTIMSAPTPEMLHAAFQEIVA from the coding sequence ATGAGCGCTGCAAAAACGATTCACGTGAGCGGAGTAGATCCGTACGAGATTTTGATTGGCCGTGCACTTCTGGCTGAGGTGCCTGCCAGCCTTGGCCCACAGGTAAGCAAGGTGCTTATTGTGCATCCTGTTGCCCTCACAGCATCTGCCGAACTCCTTAGGGAAACTCTGATAGCTGCAGGAGTTGACGCTATCCTCGCGGGTGTGCCAGACAGCGAAGATGCCAAGCGCGTCGAAGTTGCTGCTTTCTGCTGGGGAATCATGGGTAAGGCTGACTTCACCCGAACCGATGCGGTGATTGGCTTTGGCGGTGGCTCAACCACTGATTTGGCCGGATTTGTTGCTGCAACTTGGTTGCGTGGCGTGAAACTAATTCAAATTCCGACCACCCTGCTTGGAATGGTTGATGCGGCGATTGGTGGCAAGACTGGAATAAACACCAGTGAAGGAAAGAATCTAGTTGGAGTGTTCCACGCACCAGCAAAAGTGATTATTGACCTAGACACCCTGCAGTCGCTTGCGCGAAACGAAATTCTTGCCGGTTTTGGCGAGGTAGTTAAGTACGGTTTCATTGCTGACCCACGAATTCTTGAACTGATAGAGGCGGATGTTCCGACTGCAACAGATCCAAGTTCTGCTGTCTTCCAAGAAATCATCGAGCGATCAGTTGCTATCAAGGCACGGGTGGTTGGAGAGGATTTCAAAGAGGCCGGGCTGCGTGAGATTTTGAATTACGGCCACACTCTAGGGCACGCGATTGAGCATGCCGAGCGTTATAAATGGCGTCACGGTGCTGCCATTTCTATCGGCATGGTTTTTGTGGCCGAGCTTGCCCGCCTTGCTGGGCGCCTAAGTGATGAAGTCGTCGATCGACACCGATCTGTGCTGACTCTGCTTGGATTGCCAATCGCATACTCTGCAGATAAATGGAATCAGTTGCTAGAAACGATGCAACGTGACAAGAAAACCCGATCGGGTACGTTGCGTTTTGTGGTGCTAGACGACTTGGCCAAGCCAACCATCATGAGCGCGCCAACTCCAGAAATGCTGCACGCAGCCTTCCAAGAAATCGTTGCCTAG
- the mltG gene encoding endolytic transglycosylase MltG, with the protein MNKLSRRRVLAGFIVFLLLLGGAVAYANKGLIRAAFEQMQGNDFPGPGTGEVQITVRAGDSGESITKQLLAAGVIKNFRTTYQLILDTNPTFYPGIFTLKLQMRSADAISALTDQNSASLRRTTIKEGLRASVLFGVLAESTGLPKSQFESLFNKPEVFGLSAELPNIEGYLFPATYTFAPGSTAKEILQTMVDRMQQEIRSFGIPAAKTHEVLTLASVIQKEARIKEDFYRVSRTFLNRIEIGMHLQSDATVSYGVGGNTVSTSRADRANKNGYNTYLYPGLPIGPISAPGSVAIDAALNPAQGKWLYFCTVNLETGETVFSETYAQHEKAVAQWLAWMKENPGYE; encoded by the coding sequence TTGAATAAGTTATCGCGTCGCCGTGTTCTTGCCGGATTTATTGTCTTTCTTTTGCTTCTGGGTGGCGCTGTTGCGTATGCGAACAAGGGCTTGATTCGTGCGGCCTTCGAGCAGATGCAAGGCAACGATTTTCCTGGTCCCGGAACGGGCGAGGTTCAAATCACTGTTAGGGCTGGCGATTCAGGGGAGTCAATCACAAAGCAATTGTTAGCTGCCGGCGTGATTAAGAATTTTCGCACTACGTATCAACTGATTCTGGACACGAATCCCACTTTTTATCCTGGAATATTTACGCTGAAGCTGCAGATGCGATCAGCTGATGCAATCTCAGCGCTCACCGATCAAAATTCGGCATCACTGCGGCGTACAACCATAAAGGAGGGTCTGCGGGCAAGCGTGCTTTTTGGGGTATTGGCCGAATCAACGGGTTTACCCAAGAGCCAATTTGAATCGCTATTTAACAAGCCAGAGGTGTTTGGGCTTAGCGCAGAATTGCCAAACATTGAAGGCTACCTATTCCCAGCAACCTATACCTTTGCACCGGGCTCAACGGCAAAAGAGATACTGCAAACAATGGTTGACCGAATGCAGCAAGAAATTCGTTCCTTCGGAATACCAGCAGCAAAGACACATGAGGTACTTACACTTGCCTCTGTGATTCAGAAAGAAGCCCGGATAAAAGAGGATTTCTACAGGGTTTCGCGAACTTTTCTTAATCGCATCGAAATAGGAATGCATCTACAGTCTGACGCCACGGTTAGCTATGGAGTTGGCGGTAATACCGTCAGCACATCTAGGGCGGATCGAGCGAATAAAAACGGCTACAACACCTACCTATATCCTGGACTTCCAATTGGGCCTATTTCTGCTCCCGGCTCGGTAGCTATTGATGCGGCATTGAACCCGGCACAGGGGAAATGGTTGTATTTCTGCACAGTGAATCTTGAAACTGGTGAAACAGTGTTTAGCGAAACCTACGCCCAACATGAAAAGGCTGTTGCTCAATGGTTGGCCTGGATGAAGGAAAACCCCGGCTATGAATAA
- the pyrR gene encoding bifunctional pyr operon transcriptional regulator/uracil phosphoribosyltransferase PyrR produces the protein MGVSARTVLSSEDIDRAVTRIAHEILEANTAVQKSSAQKNGTKDLIILGIPTRGVLLAERIAAVIAKAEPNADISNILGRLDITMYRDDLAANPTRAVTETQIPKQGIDDKVVVLVDDVLFSGRTIRAALDALGEYGRPRAVKLAVLVDRGHRELPIRADFVGKNLPTAREERINVNLSETDSQNAVVIES, from the coding sequence GTGGGCGTGTCCGCACGCACCGTCTTGAGTAGTGAAGATATAGATCGCGCTGTCACACGCATCGCTCACGAAATTCTTGAAGCCAACACTGCAGTTCAGAAGAGTTCAGCGCAGAAGAATGGCACCAAAGACCTGATTATTCTTGGAATCCCAACCAGGGGGGTTCTACTCGCCGAGCGTATCGCTGCGGTAATCGCCAAGGCAGAGCCGAATGCAGATATTTCAAACATTCTTGGTCGATTAGACATCACCATGTATCGAGATGATCTAGCGGCAAACCCCACTAGGGCTGTAACTGAGACCCAAATTCCGAAGCAGGGAATTGATGACAAGGTCGTGGTCTTGGTGGATGACGTATTGTTCAGCGGTCGAACCATTCGTGCGGCCCTTGATGCGCTTGGTGAGTATGGTCGCCCCCGAGCGGTAAAACTTGCAGTCCTGGTTGACAGAGGCCATCGTGAACTTCCAATCCGCGCTGATTTCGTAGGTAAAAATCTTCCAACCGCTCGTGAAGAGCGAATCAATGTGAATCTCTCGGAGACCGATTCCCAAAATGCGGTGGTGATTGAATCTTGA